CCACTCCAAAAGGCACTTCCGGACGAAATACGAAAGAACAAGTGGCCAATGTGTTGAATAGCACAGGTGTATACAGTATTGTGCGCCATCCGCTTTATTTAGGCAATTATTTTATGTGGATTGGAATTGTAGTATTTGTGGGTAGTTTCTCCTTCTTTTTGATAACCAGTCTGCTTTTTTGGTTGTATTATGAGCGAATCATGTTTGCCGAAGAGCGTTTTTTGGAAAAAAAATTTGGTCAGGAGTACCTTGATTGGTCGCTTAAAGCACCAGCATTTATACCCGCATTTGGTAAATTCATTCCCAGCACCACGGCGTTTTCATTAAAAACTGTTTTACGTCGTGAGTATTCAGGGGTTTTGGCGACGGTTATCAGTTTTATTTTTGTGGAGCTTTTACGCAATTATTTTACGTATCATCAGTTTATTTTAAGCAATAAATACATAGTTGTATTGATAGTTACCGCCGCTGCTGCCTTAATTCTTAGAACCTTAAAACACAGTACAAAGGTTTTGAGTGAAGATGAAAGTTTAAGAGATTAAAAACTAAGCCGAAAGTATTTTTTTTACCAAGTATTCTTGTCCGGTTATTTCGGAGCAAGTAACTACTGAGCCAATTGTAACTCCAAGTACACCGTGCATATTTAAATTTTGACCGGTTAAATATAAATTAGGAACCTTGGTTTTGGGAGATATAAAAGTCTTTAAGGGGTCTTTATGATCCTTTAAAATGCCATACATACTGCCATCATTTGTACCAATATAATCACGATAGGTTAAAGGGGTGGAAGTGGTGTAAGTGCGAATTTTTGTGCGTATTCCCGGAAATTTCTTTTCCAATTCCTGTAACAATTTCTCAGCTTTTATGGCTTTAAAATCCTGGTAAGCAGCATCCCGATTGCTGATGTGTTTTGGTATAGTATTAAATGTATTTTCCCATTCTTTCACTTCATCGTAATGCATATAGGCCATAACACTCATGCTTTCGGCAAATTCAAGCGAGCGAGAACTT
This region of Bacteroidota bacterium genomic DNA includes:
- a CDS encoding DUF1295 domain-containing protein translates to MALLHSFESSGNFLFKYRGQLPVILFIIAVPAIYFVSKDPIDHETLKFVKLLAVTLTVVGFLFRAYAIGTTPKGTSGRNTKEQVANVLNSTGVYSIVRHPLYLGNYFMWIGIVVFVGSFSFFLITSLLFWLYYERIMFAEERFLEKKFGQEYLDWSLKAPAFIPAFGKFIPSTTAFSLKTVLRREYSGVLATVISFIFVELLRNYFTYHQFILSNKYIVVLIVTAAAALILRTLKHSTKVLSEDESLRD